A single genomic interval of Coccidioides posadasii str. Silveira chromosome 1, complete sequence harbors:
- a CDS encoding uncharacterized protein (EggNog:ENOG410PSG0~COG:U~TransMembrane:3 (n9-19c24/25o40-60i72-92o134-158i)~BUSCO:15894at33183), with product MVPMKPLNLFLRALQVAFATIVMGLIGDMLNDYDDHSQSTVNYVMFAVAFSLATLFYLIAANASEMFMIHPVILFLVDLLNTLFIFCAAVALPSKLHVPDCSNDDELRDNSITKQSRSLSKTCREAKASTAFLWFLWFTFLLTTIFSGMTMTGGWMGISRRAHRRSSRVAPQPTMSQV from the exons ATGGTCCCAATGAAGCCATTGAATTTGTTCCTCAGGGCGTTGCAG GTTGCATTCGCAACCATTGTGATGGGCCTGATCGGTGATATGTTGAATGACTACGATGACCACAGTCAGTCGACAGTGAACTATGTTATGTTCGCAGTAGCTTTCTCATTGGCAACGCTATTCTATCTCATAGCTGCTAATGCCAGTGAGATGTTCATGATTCACCCAGTCATTTTGTTCCTTGTGGACTTGTTGAACACACTTTTCATCTTCTGCGCTGCTGTGGCGCTGCCATCGAAATTGCATGTGCCAGATTGCAGTAATGAT GATGAGCTCCGTGACAACTCTATCACGAAGCAGTCACGATCTCTGTCGAAGACTTGCCGCGAGGCGAAGGCATCAACTGCTTTTCTTTGGTTCTTGTGGTTTACCTTCCTCCTCACCACGATCTTCTCAGGAATGACTATGACTGGGGGATGGATGGGTATTAGCCGCCGGGCGCATCGACGATCATCCCGAGTTGCGCCGCAGCCAACGATGTCTCAAGTCTGA